From a single Agrobacterium tumefaciens genomic region:
- the rbfA gene encoding 30S ribosome-binding factor RbfA, with amino-acid sequence MAKATSSAPSQRMLRVGEQVRAALTQILQRGEVRDDLIEGTVISISEVRMSPDLKIATAYVTPLGVADHTDIISALNRHAKFMRGRLGPQLRQMKYMPELRFRDDTSFDNYQKIDALLRSPEVQRDLGPSNEKDDEQN; translated from the coding sequence ATGGCAAAAGCAACATCATCGGCCCCTTCGCAACGCATGCTGCGTGTTGGCGAACAGGTGCGCGCCGCCCTTACCCAAATTCTTCAGCGCGGCGAAGTCCGCGACGATCTGATCGAAGGCACCGTCATTTCCATCTCGGAAGTACGCATGTCGCCCGATCTCAAGATCGCGACAGCTTACGTGACGCCGCTTGGCGTTGCCGATCACACCGACATCATCAGCGCGCTGAACCGTCATGCGAAATTCATGCGCGGCCGTCTCGGTCCGCAACTGCGACAAATGAAGTACATGCCGGAACTGCGCTTTCGCGACGATACGAGTTTCGACAATTACCAGAAGATCGACGCACTCCTGCGGTCACCGGAGGTGCAGCGCGATCTTGGACCTTCAAACGAAAAAGACGACGAACAGAACTGA
- the pnp gene encoding polyribonucleotide nucleotidyltransferase: MFNKHSVEIEWAGRPLKLETGKVARQADGAVIATYGETMVLATVVSAKSPKPGQDFFPLTVNYQEKTYAAGKIPGGYFKREGRPSEKETLVSRLIDRPIRPLFPEGYKNDTQVVVTVIQHDLENDPDVLSMVAASAALTLSGIPFMGPVGGARVGYINGEYVLNPHLDEMDESVLDLVVAGTQDAVLMVESEAKELNEDVMLGAVMFGHKGFQPVIDAIIKLAEVAAKEPREFEPEDFSALENEMLALAETELRAAYKITEKAARYAAVDAVKAKVKAHFLPEEGEAKYSPEEIGAVFKHLQAKIVRWNVLDTKSRIDGRDLSTVRPIISEVGLLPRTHGSALFTRGETQAIVVATLGTGEDEQYVDSLTGMYKERFLLHYNFPPYSVGETGRMGSPGRREIGHGKLAWRAIRPMLPTAEQFPYTLRVVSEITESNGSSSMATVCGTSLALMDAGVPLAKPVAGIAMGLILEGERFAVLSDILGDEDHLGDMDFKVAGTADGITSLQMDIKIAGITEEIMKIALEQAQGGRKHILGEMANAITESRSQLGEFAPRIEVMNIPVDKIREVIGSGGKVIREIVEKTGAKINIEDDGTVKIASSSGKEIEAARKWIHSIVAEPEVGAIYEGTVVKTADFGAFVNFFGARDGLVHISQLASERVAKTSDVVKEGDKVWVKLMGFDERGKVRLSMKVVDQATGQEVAADKKKEDGEAAAE; encoded by the coding sequence ATGTTCAATAAGCACTCCGTGGAAATCGAATGGGCAGGCCGCCCGCTGAAGCTTGAGACCGGCAAGGTTGCCCGTCAGGCTGATGGCGCCGTCATCGCAACCTACGGCGAGACGATGGTTCTCGCGACCGTGGTTTCCGCAAAGTCTCCGAAGCCCGGCCAGGACTTCTTCCCGCTGACCGTCAACTACCAGGAAAAGACCTACGCTGCCGGCAAGATCCCCGGCGGCTATTTCAAGCGCGAAGGTCGTCCTTCAGAAAAGGAAACTCTGGTTTCCCGCCTGATCGACCGTCCGATCCGCCCGCTTTTCCCTGAAGGTTACAAGAACGACACGCAGGTTGTCGTCACGGTCATTCAGCACGATCTGGAAAATGATCCGGACGTTCTGTCGATGGTTGCCGCATCTGCTGCGCTTACACTGTCCGGCATTCCTTTCATGGGTCCGGTCGGCGGCGCGCGCGTTGGCTACATCAACGGCGAATACGTTCTGAACCCGCATCTCGATGAGATGGATGAATCGGTTCTGGATCTGGTTGTTGCCGGTACGCAGGACGCCGTTCTGATGGTGGAATCGGAAGCCAAGGAACTCAACGAAGACGTCATGCTCGGCGCCGTCATGTTCGGCCACAAGGGCTTCCAGCCGGTTATCGACGCGATCATCAAGCTCGCCGAAGTTGCCGCCAAGGAACCCCGCGAATTCGAACCGGAGGATTTCTCCGCGCTCGAAAACGAAATGCTGGCCCTGGCTGAAACCGAACTGCGTGCCGCCTACAAGATCACCGAAAAGGCTGCCCGTTACGCTGCCGTCGACGCCGTGAAGGCGAAGGTCAAGGCGCACTTCCTGCCGGAAGAAGGCGAAGCCAAGTACAGCCCGGAAGAAATCGGCGCGGTCTTCAAGCACCTGCAGGCGAAGATCGTTCGCTGGAACGTTCTCGACACCAAGAGCCGCATCGACGGCCGCGACCTGTCGACCGTTCGTCCGATCATTTCGGAAGTCGGCCTGCTGCCGCGCACGCACGGTTCGGCTCTGTTCACCCGCGGTGAAACCCAGGCGATCGTTGTTGCGACGCTCGGCACCGGCGAAGACGAGCAGTATGTCGACAGCCTGACCGGCATGTACAAGGAACGCTTCCTGCTGCATTACAACTTCCCGCCCTATTCGGTTGGTGAAACAGGCCGCATGGGCTCCCCGGGCCGTCGCGAAATCGGTCACGGCAAGCTCGCATGGCGCGCGATCCGTCCGATGCTGCCGACTGCGGAACAGTTCCCTTACACGCTGCGCGTCGTTTCCGAAATCACCGAGTCCAACGGCTCTTCGTCGATGGCAACGGTTTGCGGCACCTCGCTCGCACTGATGGACGCCGGCGTTCCGCTGGCAAAGCCGGTTGCCGGCATCGCCATGGGCCTCATCCTCGAAGGCGAGCGCTTTGCTGTTCTCTCCGACATCCTCGGCGACGAAGACCACCTCGGCGACATGGACTTCAAGGTTGCGGGTACGGCCGACGGCATCACCTCGCTGCAGATGGACATCAAGATCGCCGGTATCACCGAAGAGATCATGAAGATCGCTCTCGAGCAGGCACAGGGTGGCCGCAAGCACATTCTCGGCGAAATGGCCAATGCCATCACCGAGAGCCGCAGCCAGCTCGGCGAATTCGCACCGCGCATCGAAGTCATGAACATTCCGGTCGACAAGATTCGTGAAGTCATCGGCTCCGGCGGCAAGGTCATTCGCGAAATCGTCGAAAAGACCGGCGCCAAGATCAACATCGAGGACGACGGCACCGTCAAGATCGCTTCTTCTTCCGGCAAGGAAATCGAAGCGGCCCGCAAGTGGATCCACTCGATCGTTGCTGAACCGGAAGTCGGCGCCATCTACGAAGGTACGGTCGTCAAGACCGCTGACTTCGGCGCTTTCGTCAACTTCTTCGGCGCCCGCGACGGCCTCGTCCACATCTCGCAGCTCGCTTCCGAGCGTGTTGCCAAGACCTCCGACGTCGTCAAGGAAGGCGACAAGGTCTGGGTCAAGCTGATGGGCTTCGATGAGCGTGGCAAGGTTCGCCTCTCCATGAAGGTTGTCGACCAGGCAACCGGCCAGGAAGTCGCTGCCGACAAGAAGAAGGAAGACGGCGAAGCCGCTGCCGAATAA
- a CDS encoding AEC family transporter: MSAVAANVAPIFILILIGWLTVKAGLFRADAGEILSDFVFKIAVPTLIFRTLAEANFHGASPFRLWITYFAGVAVTWTIGHIVTRYVFKQDVRIAVIAGISSAFANNIFIGLPLVGRSVGDEGLVALSILLAIHLPVMMIAGTILMENATHKAVGGEKRSMAAVFKQVGRNLVTNPLVIGLAIGLSTNVSGVTLTPILKTVVDQIASMAGPAALISLGMALTKYTIRGNLGIAVTMTVFKLLLLPACVWAMGHALGLSREWTAALVLTSSVPTGVNAWLIANRFGIGHSVAASTISISTATGVLSVSLWAWLLS, translated from the coding sequence ATGTCTGCCGTTGCCGCTAACGTCGCTCCGATTTTCATTCTCATCCTGATCGGCTGGCTTACAGTCAAGGCTGGTCTGTTCCGTGCCGATGCCGGCGAAATTCTCAGCGATTTCGTGTTCAAGATCGCCGTGCCGACACTGATCTTTCGCACGCTTGCGGAAGCGAATTTCCACGGTGCGTCGCCCTTCCGGCTCTGGATCACCTATTTCGCCGGCGTGGCCGTCACATGGACAATCGGACATATCGTCACCCGTTACGTCTTCAAGCAGGATGTGCGTATCGCCGTCATTGCCGGGATTTCCTCGGCCTTCGCCAACAATATCTTCATCGGCCTGCCACTCGTCGGCCGGTCCGTTGGCGATGAGGGATTGGTGGCGCTTTCCATTCTGCTGGCCATCCACCTGCCTGTCATGATGATTGCCGGCACGATCCTCATGGAGAACGCCACGCACAAGGCGGTCGGGGGTGAAAAGCGAAGCATGGCTGCGGTCTTCAAGCAGGTCGGTCGTAACCTCGTTACCAATCCGCTGGTGATTGGCCTGGCGATTGGCCTTTCGACCAATGTTTCAGGTGTGACGCTGACGCCCATCCTCAAAACCGTGGTCGATCAGATTGCTTCGATGGCAGGGCCAGCGGCGCTCATCTCGCTCGGCATGGCGCTGACGAAATACACCATTCGCGGCAATCTGGGGATCGCTGTTACCATGACAGTGTTCAAACTGCTGCTCTTGCCCGCCTGCGTGTGGGCCATGGGCCACGCTCTCGGCCTCAGCCGGGAATGGACGGCGGCCCTTGTGCTCACCTCGTCGGTGCCGACGGGGGTGAATGCATGGCTGATCGCCAATCGCTTCGGCATCGGCCATAGCGTCGCGGCCTCCACCATCAGCATTTCCACGGCGACCGGCGTTCTTTCCGTGTCGCTGTGGGCATGGCTGCTGAGCTGA
- a CDS encoding RNA-binding protein, which produces MTSQAHEPDELPETDEDGRLEGNVNGRMCIVTRQSGSPDELIRFVAGPDGSVVPDLKRQLPGRGCWVTPERALIEKAIAKKIFARALKRDVKAGPELLALLDRLMAQQLAGMMNMARKAGQFISGATKVDAAVRSGNAIAVFHATDAAADGVRKLDQARRAWAFGSDADNEIPSFRLFSSAEMDELMGQNAFIHACALAGQAGEGVVKRATMLEQYRLGGRSQAERDAARTEQ; this is translated from the coding sequence ATGACATCGCAGGCGCATGAGCCGGACGAGCTGCCCGAGACCGATGAGGACGGGCGGCTGGAAGGCAACGTCAATGGACGTATGTGCATTGTGACACGGCAAAGCGGATCGCCCGATGAGTTGATCCGCTTCGTCGCAGGCCCGGACGGCAGCGTCGTGCCGGATCTGAAACGCCAATTGCCGGGGCGCGGCTGCTGGGTAACGCCCGAGCGCGCCCTGATCGAAAAAGCCATTGCGAAGAAGATCTTCGCACGGGCACTCAAACGCGACGTCAAGGCCGGACCGGAGCTTCTTGCTCTTCTCGACCGGCTGATGGCGCAGCAGCTTGCGGGAATGATGAACATGGCGCGCAAGGCGGGCCAGTTCATCAGCGGCGCGACGAAGGTCGATGCCGCCGTCCGGTCCGGGAACGCGATTGCCGTGTTCCACGCAACCGATGCTGCGGCGGACGGCGTGAGAAAACTGGACCAGGCCCGCAGGGCCTGGGCGTTCGGCAGCGATGCCGACAATGAAATTCCGTCCTTCCGGCTCTTCAGTAGCGCCGAAATGGACGAGTTGATGGGCCAGAATGCTTTTATCCATGCTTGCGCGCTTGCGGGGCAGGCGGGTGAGGGTGTAGTGAAGCGCGCAACGATGCTTGAGCAATACCGCCTTGGCGGTCGATCTCAGGCGGAACGCGACGCTGCCCGGACAGAACAATGA
- the infB gene encoding translation initiation factor IF-2, with the protein MTDNNDDKTLNAPAKKTLTLKPGGMNQGTVRQDMGRGRTNAVVVETRKRRPLRPEDEKPVQPIAAAAPAPKPAAPAPAPVAARPQAPQPRIHQPGGQQQRPGSSQSQQRPGSSAPQQRQPDRPRGNVLHDLSAGEMEARRRALMEAQARDVVEAKQRAEDEARRKVEEEQRIAAEKVEAANRAAEEAAAAKAAASQPAAEVKSEPASEKPAAAFTPAPRTDARPQSATAAPRSAPATPDAAAPRGRRTGGDEEDDRGAVRRGSSLPARGKVTAPVPAKPAARLKTEEERRRGKLTVTSSNLDEDGTPRGRSMASMRRRQEKFRRSQMQETREKVMREVILPETITIQELSQRMSERAVDVIKFLMKEGQMMKPGDVIDADLAELIAVEFGHTVKRVSESDVEEGIFNQADDEGEMVSRPPVVTIMGHVDHGKTSLLDAIRQANVVAGEAGGITQHIGAYQVEKNGQKITFIDTPGHAAFTAMRARGAQATDIAVLVVAADDSVMPQTIESINHAKAAGVPIVVAINKIDKHEANPEKVRQQLLQHEVFVESMGGEVLDVEVSAKNKLNLDKLLEAILLQAEILDLKADPSRTAEGTVIEAELDRGRGAVATVLVQKGTLKPGQIIVAGDQWGRVRALVNDKGEHVKEAGPAMPVEILGLSGTPSAGDRFAVVENESRAREISEYRQRLARDKAVARQTGQRGSLEQMMSQLQTSGLKEFPLVIKADVQGSVEAIIASLDKLGTDEVRARVVHSGAGAITESDISLAEASNAAIIGFNVRANAQARTASERAGIEIRYYNIIYDLVDDVKAAMSGLLSPERRETFLGNAEILEVFNITKVGKVAGCRVVEGKVERGAGVRLVRDNVVIHEGKLKTLKRFKDEVNEVPVGQECGMAFENYEDIRAGDTIECFRVEHITRTL; encoded by the coding sequence ATGACCGACAACAACGACGACAAGACACTTAACGCGCCGGCCAAGAAGACTCTCACCCTCAAGCCGGGCGGGATGAATCAGGGCACCGTGCGGCAGGATATGGGTCGAGGTCGCACAAATGCGGTTGTCGTGGAAACACGCAAGCGCCGCCCCCTACGTCCCGAAGACGAGAAGCCGGTTCAGCCGATCGCGGCAGCAGCACCTGCGCCGAAGCCCGCAGCACCGGCCCCTGCCCCCGTGGCAGCGCGTCCGCAGGCTCCCCAGCCGCGCATTCATCAGCCAGGCGGCCAGCAGCAGCGTCCGGGTTCTTCCCAGTCGCAGCAGCGTCCCGGCTCGTCCGCACCCCAGCAGCGCCAGCCTGACCGTCCGCGCGGCAACGTTCTGCACGATCTTTCCGCTGGCGAGATGGAAGCCCGTCGCCGTGCGCTGATGGAAGCGCAGGCTCGTGACGTGGTGGAAGCCAAGCAGCGCGCCGAAGACGAAGCACGCCGCAAGGTCGAGGAAGAACAGCGCATCGCAGCCGAAAAGGTTGAGGCCGCAAACCGCGCTGCCGAAGAGGCCGCGGCTGCCAAGGCAGCGGCAAGCCAGCCTGCCGCTGAAGTGAAATCCGAACCGGCCAGCGAAAAGCCGGCTGCGGCCTTTACACCGGCCCCCCGCACTGACGCACGTCCTCAGTCCGCCACCGCTGCTCCCCGTTCCGCTCCTGCAACGCCCGATGCGGCCGCTCCGCGCGGACGTCGTACCGGTGGCGACGAGGAGGATGATCGTGGTGCCGTACGTCGTGGCAGCAGCCTTCCGGCCCGCGGCAAGGTCACGGCTCCGGTTCCGGCCAAGCCCGCTGCCCGCCTGAAGACGGAAGAAGAACGCCGTCGCGGCAAGCTCACCGTCACCTCGTCCAATCTGGATGAAGACGGCACGCCGCGTGGCCGCTCGATGGCATCCATGCGCCGCCGTCAGGAGAAATTCCGCCGCAGCCAGATGCAGGAAACCCGCGAAAAGGTTATGCGCGAAGTCATCCTGCCGGAAACCATCACCATTCAGGAACTGTCGCAGCGCATGTCCGAACGCGCCGTCGATGTCATCAAGTTCCTGATGAAGGAAGGCCAGATGATGAAGCCGGGCGACGTGATCGACGCCGATCTGGCGGAACTGATCGCCGTCGAATTCGGCCACACCGTCAAGCGCGTTTCTGAATCCGACGTGGAAGAAGGCATCTTCAACCAGGCCGACGACGAAGGCGAAATGGTTTCCCGTCCGCCGGTCGTGACCATCATGGGTCACGTGGACCACGGTAAAACCTCGCTGCTCGACGCCATTCGTCAGGCAAACGTGGTTGCTGGTGAAGCCGGTGGCATCACCCAGCATATCGGCGCCTATCAGGTCGAAAAGAACGGTCAGAAGATCACCTTCATCGACACCCCCGGCCACGCCGCCTTCACGGCCATGCGTGCCCGTGGTGCGCAGGCGACCGACATTGCCGTGCTGGTTGTTGCCGCAGACGATAGCGTGATGCCGCAGACAATCGAATCCATCAATCACGCCAAGGCTGCCGGTGTTCCGATCGTCGTTGCGATCAACAAGATCGACAAGCACGAGGCAAACCCTGAAAAGGTTCGCCAGCAGCTGCTGCAGCACGAAGTTTTCGTGGAATCGATGGGTGGTGAAGTTCTTGACGTCGAAGTGTCGGCCAAGAACAAGCTCAATCTGGACAAGCTGCTCGAAGCGATCCTGCTTCAGGCGGAAATCCTCGATCTCAAGGCAGATCCAAGCCGCACCGCAGAAGGCACGGTTATCGAAGCCGAGCTGGACCGTGGACGCGGCGCCGTCGCCACTGTTCTCGTGCAGAAGGGTACGCTGAAGCCCGGCCAGATCATCGTTGCCGGTGACCAGTGGGGCCGTGTGCGCGCGCTCGTCAACGACAAGGGCGAACACGTCAAGGAAGCCGGTCCGGCGATGCCGGTCGAAATCCTCGGCCTTTCCGGCACGCCGTCGGCCGGTGACCGTTTTGCGGTTGTCGAAAACGAAAGCCGCGCCCGCGAGATTTCAGAATACCGCCAGCGTCTGGCACGCGACAAGGCTGTCGCCCGCCAGACCGGTCAGCGCGGCTCGCTGGAACAGATGATGAGCCAGCTTCAGACTTCGGGATTGAAGGAATTCCCGCTGGTCATCAAGGCGGACGTGCAGGGTTCGGTCGAAGCCATTATCGCTTCGCTCGACAAGCTCGGCACAGACGAAGTCCGCGCTCGTGTCGTTCACTCTGGTGCTGGTGCCATCACGGAATCGGATATCTCGCTTGCCGAGGCATCGAACGCCGCGATCATCGGCTTCAACGTTCGCGCCAACGCACAGGCACGTACGGCGTCCGAACGCGCCGGTATCGAAATCCGCTACTACAACATCATCTACGATCTGGTGGATGACGTTAAGGCGGCGATGTCGGGTCTGCTTTCGCCGGAACGTCGCGAGACCTTCCTCGGCAATGCCGAAATTCTCGAGGTGTTCAACATCACCAAGGTCGGCAAGGTCGCGGGTTGCCGCGTCGTCGAGGGCAAGGTGGAACGTGGTGCAGGTGTGCGTCTGGTGCGCGACAACGTCGTTATCCACGAAGGCAAGCTCAAGACCCTCAAGCGCTTCAAGGACGAAGTCAACGAAGTGCCGGTTGGTCAGGAGTGCGGTATGGCATTCGAAAACTACGAAGACATCCGCGCCGGCGACACCATCGAGTGCTTCCGCGTCGAACACATCACGAGAACGCTCTAA
- a CDS encoding class I SAM-dependent methyltransferase, with the protein MSRDAVKTLFHPFAAEMLDMPKEGERILFLGAEAGPRLDGFDAEIIAVQHLRPLYRALQAQGAQVTPDVSGEDYDAALLLCGKHRGENENRVAEALSRVKAGGLIVAAGSKEDGIVTLRKTLAKLGIEADSTPKYHGVALWFKRPDDVSSALSKLAQKPVTVEGRFTALPGMFSHDRVDDGSELLASRLPTDFDGNAADFGAGWGYLSVMLAEKSPRTARIDLFEADWNALEFAKTNLLENNPRLTARFFWQDLANEPPKEKYDLIIMNPPFHAAGQAAEPALGQAFIKAAAGALRSGGRLLMVANRGMPYEPVLATEFRSSAEVCRNARFKILSAQK; encoded by the coding sequence ATGAGCCGCGACGCTGTTAAAACCCTTTTCCACCCCTTTGCCGCAGAAATGCTCGATATGCCGAAAGAGGGCGAACGCATTCTGTTTCTGGGAGCGGAGGCCGGCCCGAGGCTGGATGGTTTTGACGCGGAGATTATTGCCGTTCAGCACCTTCGGCCACTTTACCGGGCTCTGCAGGCGCAAGGCGCGCAGGTCACCCCGGACGTTTCGGGCGAGGACTACGATGCGGCGCTTTTGCTGTGCGGCAAACATCGTGGCGAGAACGAAAACCGCGTCGCGGAAGCACTGTCACGCGTGAAAGCCGGCGGCCTGATCGTCGCGGCGGGATCGAAGGAAGACGGTATCGTGACGCTGCGCAAGACGCTGGCAAAGCTTGGCATCGAGGCCGACTCGACGCCAAAATACCATGGTGTCGCGCTTTGGTTTAAACGTCCGGACGATGTTTCCTCGGCTCTCTCGAAGCTTGCCCAAAAGCCCGTGACGGTCGAAGGCCGCTTCACCGCCCTGCCCGGCATGTTCTCGCACGACCGCGTCGATGACGGTTCGGAGCTTCTGGCATCGCGCCTGCCGACCGATTTTGACGGCAACGCCGCCGATTTTGGCGCGGGCTGGGGTTATCTTTCGGTGATGCTGGCGGAAAAATCGCCGCGCACCGCCCGTATCGATCTTTTTGAAGCGGACTGGAATGCGCTTGAATTTGCCAAGACTAATCTTCTTGAAAACAATCCGCGGCTGACGGCACGTTTCTTCTGGCAGGATCTGGCTAACGAGCCGCCGAAGGAAAAATACGACCTCATCATCATGAACCCGCCTTTCCACGCGGCGGGACAGGCGGCGGAGCCCGCTCTCGGCCAGGCGTTCATCAAGGCTGCCGCCGGCGCGCTTCGCAGCGGCGGAAGGCTGTTGATGGTTGCCAATCGCGGCATGCCCTATGAGCCGGTGCTCGCGACGGAATTCCGCAGCAGCGCAGAGGTGTGCCGTAACGCCCGCTTCAAGATCCTCAGCGCCCAGAAATAA
- the truB gene encoding tRNA pseudouridine(55) synthase TruB: protein MSKPRKQQHRKPKGRPISGWLILDKPLDFGSTEAVSKIKWLFNAQKAGHAGTLDPLASGMLPIALGDATKTVPYVMDGRKIYEFTVTWGEQRATDDLEGEVVNSSDQRPDEQAIRDLLPNYTGVILQTPPQFSAIKIAGERAYDLARDGETVEIPAREVEIHRLTLLACPDADTAHFEVECGKGTYVRALARDMGSDLGCFGHISQLRRTMVAPFGEDMMVPLETLTALEAIEDRDERVEALDAFLIDTAQALSSLPHLIINDDQAHRLKMGNPILLRGRDAPANHPEAYATAQGKLVAIGEIGEGEFRPKRVFG, encoded by the coding sequence ATGTCCAAACCACGTAAACAGCAGCACCGCAAACCCAAGGGCCGTCCGATCTCGGGCTGGCTCATCCTCGACAAGCCACTTGATTTCGGTTCCACCGAAGCCGTTTCCAAGATCAAGTGGCTGTTCAACGCCCAGAAGGCAGGCCATGCCGGAACGCTCGATCCGCTGGCTTCCGGCATGTTGCCGATCGCCCTCGGCGACGCCACCAAGACTGTGCCTTACGTCATGGACGGCCGTAAAATCTACGAATTTACCGTCACCTGGGGTGAGCAGCGCGCAACCGACGATCTGGAAGGCGAGGTCGTCAATTCCTCCGACCAGCGCCCGGACGAACAGGCGATCCGCGATCTTCTGCCCAATTATACCGGTGTGATCCTGCAGACACCGCCGCAATTTTCCGCGATCAAGATTGCCGGCGAGCGCGCCTATGATCTGGCGCGCGATGGCGAGACGGTGGAAATCCCGGCACGCGAGGTGGAAATTCACCGCCTGACGCTGCTCGCCTGCCCCGATGCCGATACCGCGCATTTTGAAGTGGAATGCGGCAAGGGCACTTATGTGCGAGCGCTTGCGCGCGACATGGGAAGCGATCTCGGCTGTTTCGGCCATATTTCGCAGTTGCGCCGTACCATGGTCGCCCCCTTCGGCGAAGACATGATGGTGCCGCTTGAAACACTGACGGCGCTGGAAGCCATAGAAGACCGCGACGAGCGGGTCGAGGCGCTGGATGCCTTTCTGATCGACACGGCGCAGGCGCTTTCCTCGCTTCCGCATCTTATCATCAACGACGATCAGGCGCACCGGCTGAAGATGGGCAACCCCATCCTGCTGCGCGGGCGTGACGCGCCGGCCAATCATCCGGAAGCCTATGCCACCGCGCAGGGCAAGCTGGTCGCGATTGGCGAGATCGGTGAGGGAGAGTTTCGGCCGAAGCGGGTTTTTGGCTGA
- the rpsO gene encoding 30S ribosomal protein S15 yields the protein MSITAERKAALITEYATKAGDTGSPEVQVAILTERINNLTGHFKDHKKDNHSRRGLLTLVSSRRSLLDYLKKKDEARYTKLIGALGIRR from the coding sequence ATGTCGATTACTGCAGAGCGCAAAGCCGCCCTCATCACGGAATATGCCACCAAGGCAGGTGACACCGGTTCTCCGGAAGTTCAGGTCGCAATCCTGACCGAGCGGATCAACAACCTCACCGGTCACTTCAAGGACCACAAGAAGGACAACCACTCCCGTCGTGGCCTTCTGACGCTGGTTTCGAGCCGTCGTTCGCTTCTCGACTATCTGAAGAAGAAGGACGAAGCCCGTTACACCAAGCTGATCGGTGCTCTCGGCATTCGCCGCTAA